One Streptomyces drozdowiczii DNA segment encodes these proteins:
- a CDS encoding YdcF family protein, translating into MVAFVPSFVCFFLFCIGVVRDRRRLSNAVLLGLSTVFAVIGLLLHVASERAQLGRDLVVVLLTLAGVGVVTLAWFLIANGITMVRKEGRSPANLLSLGAGIALVALLVLLITSLVLHTHTLLVVAATAVALAGYVAFLFLCFLVYGGLYGRLRIRRRADYVVVLGSGLIGGTTVPPLLAGRLDRARKEHSRLSRKGRRPVLLASGGQGPDEKLPESHAMADYLVTQGFPADLIEREDRSTTTDENLTFSKALMEQANPDYRCVIVTSNYHVFRAAITARRTGVRGQVIGAPTAAYFWPSAMIREFVALLVAYRRTNAVLFLLVLLSGVFIWWLG; encoded by the coding sequence ATGGTGGCCTTTGTACCGTCGTTCGTCTGCTTCTTCCTGTTCTGTATCGGTGTGGTGCGAGACCGCCGCCGACTGAGCAACGCGGTCCTGCTGGGCCTGTCCACCGTCTTCGCGGTGATCGGGCTCCTCCTTCATGTGGCTTCCGAGCGGGCCCAGTTGGGCCGCGACCTGGTCGTCGTGCTGCTGACCCTCGCGGGCGTGGGTGTCGTCACGCTTGCGTGGTTCCTCATCGCCAACGGCATCACCATGGTCCGCAAGGAGGGCAGGAGCCCGGCGAACCTGCTGTCCCTGGGAGCCGGCATCGCCCTGGTCGCCCTTCTCGTGCTGCTGATCACCTCGCTGGTGCTGCACACCCACACGCTTCTGGTGGTGGCGGCGACGGCGGTGGCGCTCGCCGGATACGTCGCCTTCCTGTTCCTCTGCTTCCTCGTCTACGGCGGTCTGTACGGGCGTCTGCGCATCCGGCGCCGGGCGGACTACGTGGTGGTACTCGGCTCGGGTCTGATCGGCGGCACCACCGTGCCCCCGCTGCTGGCCGGCCGTCTCGACCGGGCTCGGAAGGAGCACTCCAGGCTGTCCCGCAAGGGCCGGCGCCCGGTCCTGCTCGCCTCGGGAGGGCAGGGACCCGACGAGAAGCTGCCGGAGTCCCACGCGATGGCCGACTACCTGGTCACCCAGGGCTTCCCCGCCGACCTGATCGAACGCGAGGACCGCTCGACGACCACGGACGAGAACCTGACGTTCAGCAAAGCCCTGATGGAACAGGCGAATCCGGACTACCGGTGCGTGATCGTCACGAGCAACTACCACGTCTTCCGCGCAGCGATCACCGCCCGCCGCACCGGCGTGCGGGGCCAGGTGATCGGCGCCCCGACGGCCGCGTACTTCTGGCCGAGCGCCATGATCCGCGAGTTCGTGGCCCTGTTGGTCGCCTACCGCCGCACCAACGCCGTCCTCTTCCTGCTCGTCCTGCTGAGCGGCGTCTTCATCTGGTGGCTGGGGTGA
- a CDS encoding phosphopentomutase, translating to MAKTVIVVIDGFGIGAMPDAGTTRPGDLTADTCGHVLDHCREAFGRPLRLPVLGSLGLGLVHPHPDLARRTHLPVAAGRAALGYPGADTFAGHQTMMGADFSRVTVARLGDHIEEVTAALEAAGHRVGRLDGRPLLVVDGSVLVHDNLEADPGINWNASGRLEDLPFDGPGGILAVARTVRAVAPVARVIAVGGHADGPLERFVRAGEEGTVGLDTPATGFYRNGGLEVQHLGARIDHTRQLPDLAARAGIPVTLVGKAADILACETANRFPAVDTADVLTHTLEAVRARGDGLVVANIQETDLAGHQQDTERYGRLLEQADAGLAALVALLDAPGDRLIVTGDHGNDPTAGHAFHTREYVPVLIHRPGEDGVELLPDAESLADVGATAAVALSLDPEALANGRELRTGRRAA from the coding sequence ATGGCCAAGACCGTCATCGTCGTGATCGACGGATTCGGCATCGGCGCCATGCCCGACGCGGGCACCACGCGCCCCGGCGATCTGACCGCCGACACCTGCGGGCATGTGCTGGACCACTGCCGGGAGGCGTTCGGCCGCCCGCTGCGGCTGCCCGTGCTGGGTTCGCTCGGCCTCGGGCTGGTCCACCCGCACCCCGATCTCGCCCGGCGCACCCATCTGCCCGTCGCCGCGGGCCGGGCGGCGCTCGGCTATCCGGGCGCCGACACCTTCGCCGGCCACCAGACCATGATGGGGGCGGACTTCAGCCGGGTGACCGTGGCGCGGCTCGGCGACCACATCGAGGAGGTGACCGCCGCGCTCGAAGCGGCCGGTCACCGGGTCGGCCGGCTGGACGGCAGGCCGCTCCTCGTCGTGGACGGCTCGGTGCTGGTCCACGACAACCTGGAGGCCGACCCAGGCATCAACTGGAACGCCTCCGGGCGGCTGGAGGACCTGCCGTTCGACGGGCCGGGCGGCATCCTCGCCGTGGCCCGCACGGTGCGCGCCGTCGCGCCCGTGGCGCGGGTCATCGCGGTGGGCGGGCACGCGGACGGACCGCTGGAGCGGTTCGTCCGGGCCGGCGAGGAGGGCACGGTCGGCCTCGACACCCCGGCCACCGGCTTCTACCGCAACGGCGGCCTCGAAGTGCAGCACCTGGGCGCCCGGATCGACCACACCCGCCAGCTTCCCGACCTGGCCGCCCGCGCGGGCATCCCGGTCACCCTGGTGGGGAAGGCCGCCGACATCCTGGCCTGCGAGACCGCGAACCGGTTTCCGGCCGTGGACACCGCCGACGTCCTCACGCACACCCTCGAAGCGGTACGCGCCCGCGGCGACGGCCTGGTGGTCGCCAACATCCAGGAGACGGACCTGGCCGGGCACCAGCAGGACACCGAGCGCTACGGACGCCTCCTGGAACAGGCCGACGCGGGCCTCGCCGCGCTCGTCGCCCTGCTCGACGCGCCGGGCGACCGCCTCATCGTGACCGGCGACCACGGCAACGACCCGACGGCCGGGCACGCCTTCCACACCCGCGAGTACGTCCCCGTGCTCATCCACCGGCCCGGCGAGGACGGCGTCGAGCTGCTGCCCGACGCGGAAAGCCTCGCGGATGTCGGCGCGACGGCCGCCGTAGCCCTGTCGCTGGACCCGGAGGCCCTGGCCAACGGCCGGGAGCTGCGGACGGGGCGACGGGCGGCCTAA
- a CDS encoding alanine racemase, producing MFLDTVLTRNPGLVDAAAALHDQGAIPPDTYVMDLDAVEANAALLAAEAERLGVSLWFVVKQFGRNPELIRAVARHIPRYAAIDPPEARTLHASGARAGNLGHLVQIPRRALPEMLAWRPETVTVYDLDNARAVSDTARRLGFVQDVLIRLEGAEGSIYPGQEGGVPLSRLDAFAEAAERLPGIRIAGVTAFPCVLCDPATGAPSATPNFALALKAREALAARGHTNLLLSAPSATSMASLPLLAELGATHGEPGHALTGTTPLHALDPAQPETPAYVYVTEVAHTLDDGRPALFGGGFYARSHIRSALLPRTGARLDVLDAPAENIDYYRLLDAPAPGQDVRVGDTALLAFRTQIFVTRSTVAVVSGLSSGAPRLNGLYDAQGRSLS from the coding sequence GTGTTTCTCGACACCGTACTGACCCGTAATCCCGGGCTCGTCGACGCCGCGGCCGCACTCCACGACCAGGGCGCGATCCCGCCGGACACCTATGTGATGGACCTGGACGCCGTCGAGGCCAACGCCGCTCTGCTGGCCGCCGAGGCCGAACGGCTGGGCGTCTCCCTCTGGTTCGTCGTCAAGCAGTTCGGCCGCAATCCGGAACTGATCCGGGCCGTCGCCCGGCACATCCCCCGGTACGCCGCCATCGACCCGCCGGAGGCGCGCACCCTGCACGCCTCCGGCGCCCGGGCCGGCAATCTCGGCCATCTGGTCCAGATCCCGCGCCGCGCCCTGCCCGAGATGCTGGCGTGGCGTCCCGAGACCGTCACCGTCTACGACCTGGACAACGCCCGCGCGGTCTCCGACACCGCGCGGCGGCTGGGGTTCGTGCAGGACGTCCTGATCCGTCTCGAAGGCGCCGAGGGAAGCATCTACCCCGGCCAGGAGGGCGGCGTCCCGCTCAGTCGGCTGGACGCCTTCGCGGAGGCCGCCGAGCGGCTTCCCGGCATCCGGATCGCGGGGGTCACCGCCTTTCCGTGCGTGCTGTGCGACCCGGCGACGGGTGCCCCGTCCGCCACACCCAACTTCGCCCTCGCCCTGAAGGCCCGCGAGGCGCTGGCCGCCCGCGGCCACACGAACCTCCTGCTGAGCGCCCCCAGCGCCACGTCGATGGCCTCCCTGCCGCTGCTCGCCGAACTCGGAGCCACCCACGGCGAGCCGGGCCACGCCCTGACCGGCACGACCCCGCTGCACGCGCTCGACCCGGCACAGCCCGAGACCCCCGCCTACGTGTACGTCACCGAGGTCGCCCACACCCTGGACGACGGCCGCCCCGCGCTCTTCGGCGGCGGGTTCTACGCCCGCTCCCACATCAGGAGCGCCCTGCTGCCGCGCACCGGGGCACGGCTGGACGTGCTGGACGCACCCGCCGAGAACATCGACTACTACCGGCTGCTCGACGCGCCCGCGCCCGGACAGGACGTCCGCGTCGGCGACACCGCGCTGCTCGCCTTCCGCACCCAGATCTTCGTCACCCGCTCGACCGTCGCCGTCGTCTCCGGACTGTCGTCCGGTGCACCCCGTCTCAACGGTCTGTACGACGCCCAGGGCCGGTCCCTGAGCTGA
- a CDS encoding aminotransferase class V-fold PLP-dependent enzyme, whose translation MHPVLPQTFPLATVAPADAVARQFRLIEATARHFEGPQLFASDAGVVPGLGRPATTARVESVLADYFGAEGAAFVQGAGTGAIRAALTAAVRPGDPLLIHRAPVYRTTEVTLRGLGVRTVEADFNDPDELREALESGRFRWAYVQHTRQRLADSYDPGAVLAACRAAGVRTVVDDNYAVMRTPAAGVELGADASCFSLFKLHGPEGVGIVVGAGDLIEHIRRDNYSGGGQVQGHQALDALRALTHVPLMWSVQSQVGAEVAERLAAGEVPGVAEVRLANAQDRCLLVRLDRPVARELPAVAARFGAAPYPVGSNSRYEITPLFYRMSSSALDDSPELADWTVRINPMRAGADLVIEILRRSLAALNDPKGR comes from the coding sequence ATGCACCCCGTACTCCCCCAGACGTTCCCGCTGGCGACCGTGGCCCCGGCCGACGCCGTCGCCCGGCAGTTCCGGCTCATCGAGGCCACCGCCCGCCACTTCGAGGGCCCGCAGCTGTTCGCCTCCGACGCCGGGGTCGTGCCCGGCCTCGGGCGCCCCGCCACCACCGCCCGCGTCGAGTCCGTCCTCGCCGACTACTTCGGTGCCGAGGGCGCCGCCTTCGTCCAGGGCGCGGGCACCGGCGCGATCCGGGCCGCCCTCACCGCCGCCGTCCGGCCGGGCGACCCGCTCCTCATCCACCGGGCGCCCGTCTACCGCACCACCGAGGTCACGCTGCGCGGCCTCGGGGTCCGGACCGTCGAGGCCGACTTCAACGACCCCGACGAGCTGCGCGAGGCGCTGGAGTCCGGGCGGTTCCGCTGGGCGTACGTCCAGCACACCAGGCAGCGGCTCGCCGACTCGTACGACCCGGGCGCGGTCCTCGCCGCCTGCCGGGCGGCCGGCGTCCGCACCGTCGTCGACGACAACTACGCCGTGATGCGCACCCCGGCCGCCGGGGTGGAGCTGGGCGCCGACGCCTCCTGCTTCTCGCTGTTCAAGCTGCACGGCCCGGAGGGCGTCGGCATCGTCGTCGGCGCCGGTGACCTGATCGAGCACATCCGCCGCGACAACTACTCCGGCGGCGGCCAGGTCCAGGGGCACCAGGCGCTCGACGCACTGCGCGCGCTCACCCACGTACCGCTCATGTGGTCCGTGCAGTCCCAGGTGGGCGCCGAGGTCGCCGAGCGGCTGGCCGCGGGCGAGGTGCCCGGGGTCGCCGAGGTCCGGCTCGCCAACGCGCAGGACCGGTGCCTGCTCGTCCGGCTCGACCGGCCCGTCGCCAGGGAGCTGCCCGCCGTCGCCGCCCGCTTCGGCGCGGCCCCGTACCCCGTCGGTTCCAACTCCCGTTACGAGATCACGCCGCTCTTCTACCGGATGTCCAGCTCCGCCCTGGACGACTCCCCGGAACTGGCCGACTGGACCGTGCGCATCAACCCGATGCGGGCGGGCGCGGACCTCGTCATCGAGATCCTGCGCCGCTCGCTGGCCGCGCTGAACGACCCGAAGGGCCGCTGA
- a CDS encoding phosphotriesterase family protein: MNSPAPVLRTVLGDIAPDAVRGPALAHEHLVLDLDHRGDGGAVLAAGRHTAAVTAELAALREEYGLALVVELTCRGMGRDIRALARISRDAQVAVVAATGWYYEPFHTPEIDSGSVGDLTATLVREIEDGIDTTGIRPGVLGEIGSHGDVPTPPESKVLRASARAALATGLSVATHAQLGRGGLAQLELLTGEGLPPHRISVGHQDLLDDPAVHRELAASGAYVAFDTVGKDGYQSDETRLRLLLALLEAGHADRALLSCDISRHGYLASEGGQGYGHLFGSFLPKLRAAGVGDDLTDLLTRRNPLRFLSGADVEES, encoded by the coding sequence ATGAACAGCCCCGCCCCCGTGCTGCGTACCGTCCTCGGAGACATCGCCCCCGACGCGGTACGCGGCCCCGCCCTGGCCCATGAACACCTCGTCCTCGACCTCGACCACCGGGGTGACGGCGGCGCCGTGCTCGCCGCCGGCCGGCACACCGCCGCCGTCACCGCCGAACTGGCCGCACTCCGCGAGGAGTACGGGCTCGCCCTGGTCGTCGAGCTGACCTGCCGCGGCATGGGCCGGGACATACGCGCCCTGGCCCGGATCTCCCGGGACGCCCAGGTCGCCGTCGTCGCCGCGACCGGCTGGTACTACGAGCCGTTCCACACCCCCGAGATCGACAGCGGCAGCGTCGGGGACCTGACCGCCACCCTCGTCCGCGAGATCGAGGACGGCATCGACACCACCGGCATCCGCCCCGGTGTCCTCGGCGAGATCGGCAGCCACGGGGACGTCCCGACGCCGCCCGAGAGCAAGGTGCTCCGCGCCTCGGCGCGGGCCGCCCTCGCCACCGGGCTCTCCGTCGCCACCCACGCCCAGCTCGGCCGCGGCGGCCTCGCCCAGCTGGAACTGCTCACCGGCGAGGGGCTGCCGCCGCACCGGATCTCGGTCGGCCACCAGGACCTGCTGGACGACCCGGCGGTGCACCGGGAGCTGGCCGCGAGCGGCGCGTACGTCGCCTTCGACACCGTCGGCAAGGACGGCTACCAGAGCGACGAAACCCGGCTGAGGCTCCTGCTCGCGCTCCTGGAGGCAGGGCACGCCGACCGGGCCCTGCTCAGCTGCGACATCTCCCGCCACGGCTACCTCGCCTCCGAGGGGGGCCAGGGCTACGGCCACCTCTTCGGGAGCTTCCTGCCCAAGCTCCGTGCGGCGGGCGTGGGCGACGACCTGACCGACCTGTTGACCCGCCGCAATCCGCTGCGCTTCCTCAGCGGCGCGGACGTGGAAGAGAGCTGA
- a CDS encoding YhfT family protein, whose amino-acid sequence MSTTLAAGTSLDFSLAQQLTVIALCALTAYISHMALAVFNDGVRPFLLDFIQGRTTRSATTAVSFGLSAGFIFGLGAPMALSTGVLNPWLLFLPTDILGMLSPKKWLAPILGGAWGAVVVFGLNGANNVAHDLPVDFITAMQQMSTPILFLFTLFPVLAITKQFGRKWGGIAGLLEFALVVMTMKLWPNMFAGALAMAVGVLMLIGLAVAKDVAQRKADRAAGVSEPVVEGDDPMASLFSASAARLRRYLPLFMVLGAGVCVLAQMHIFGGGEATSFLIAKGQYSEAAQVDFYRVFGFIPLIATTALASGAYGIAGFTLVYPIGYLMPNPFLAAIVGALVFAAEVLALSYIGKLLGRLPSVRDSSEHLRSAISETLQLAILFGSLMAANAMGGGLGILTVGGLYLLNEAMGRPVVRMAAAPAAVIVGGILLNLLYWMDLFTPIKG is encoded by the coding sequence GTGAGTACGACACTCGCAGCCGGTACGAGCCTCGACTTCTCGCTGGCCCAGCAACTGACCGTCATAGCCCTCTGTGCGCTGACCGCGTACATCTCCCACATGGCGCTGGCCGTCTTCAACGACGGTGTACGACCGTTCCTCCTGGACTTCATCCAGGGGCGCACCACGCGCAGCGCGACGACGGCGGTCTCGTTCGGCCTCTCGGCCGGGTTCATCTTCGGGCTCGGCGCCCCGATGGCGCTGTCCACCGGTGTGCTGAACCCGTGGCTCCTCTTCCTGCCCACCGACATCCTCGGCATGCTGTCGCCGAAGAAGTGGCTCGCGCCGATCCTCGGCGGGGCCTGGGGCGCGGTCGTCGTCTTCGGGCTCAACGGTGCCAACAACGTGGCCCATGACCTGCCGGTCGACTTCATCACCGCCATGCAGCAGATGTCGACCCCGATCCTCTTCCTCTTCACGCTGTTCCCGGTGCTGGCCATCACCAAGCAGTTCGGGCGCAAGTGGGGCGGCATCGCGGGGCTGCTGGAGTTCGCCCTGGTCGTCATGACCATGAAGCTGTGGCCCAACATGTTCGCCGGGGCGCTGGCGATGGCCGTCGGTGTGCTGATGCTCATCGGTCTCGCCGTCGCCAAGGACGTCGCCCAGCGCAAGGCGGACCGGGCCGCGGGCGTGAGCGAACCCGTCGTGGAGGGCGACGACCCGATGGCTTCCCTCTTCAGCGCCAGTGCGGCCCGGCTGCGCAGGTACCTGCCCCTGTTCATGGTGCTGGGCGCCGGAGTCTGTGTGCTCGCCCAGATGCACATATTCGGCGGCGGCGAGGCGACCAGCTTCCTGATCGCCAAGGGGCAGTACTCCGAGGCGGCGCAGGTCGACTTCTACCGCGTCTTCGGCTTCATCCCGCTGATCGCGACCACCGCGCTGGCCTCCGGCGCGTACGGCATCGCGGGCTTCACCCTCGTGTACCCCATCGGCTATCTGATGCCGAACCCGTTCCTCGCCGCGATCGTCGGCGCCCTGGTCTTCGCGGCCGAGGTGCTGGCCCTGTCCTACATCGGCAAGCTCCTCGGGCGGCTGCCCAGCGTCCGCGACTCGTCCGAGCACCTGCGCAGCGCGATCAGCGAGACGCTCCAGCTGGCGATCCTCTTCGGCTCGCTGATGGCGGCCAACGCCATGGGCGGCGGCCTCGGCATCCTCACCGTCGGCGGGCTCTACCTGCTGAACGAGGCGATGGGCCGGCCGGTCGTCCGGATGGCCGCGGCACCGGCCGCGGTGATCGTCGGCGGCATCCTCCTCAACCTCCTCTACTGGATGGACCTGTTCACACCGATCAAGGGATAG
- a CDS encoding DUF2620 domain-containing protein: protein MTKILAGGVGKTEVTQTIKQLGIDGLEVTASSDMDAAMKLRVGQADFYLGTCHTGAGASLGVLVGLMGSAVCHTFGRTIPTEEQVTALLDEGKKVFGFSMDQIDTIAPLMARAIAARG from the coding sequence ATGACGAAGATCCTCGCCGGCGGCGTCGGCAAGACCGAGGTCACCCAGACCATCAAGCAGCTCGGCATCGACGGCCTGGAGGTCACCGCCTCCAGCGACATGGACGCCGCGATGAAGCTGCGTGTCGGCCAGGCCGACTTCTACCTGGGCACCTGCCACACGGGCGCCGGTGCCTCGCTCGGCGTCCTCGTCGGCCTGATGGGCAGCGCCGTCTGCCACACCTTCGGCCGCACCATCCCCACCGAGGAGCAGGTCACCGCCCTGCTGGACGAGGGCAAGAAGGTCTTCGGCTTCTCGATGGACCAGATCGACACCATCGCCCCTCTCATGGCGCGCGCCATCGCCGCCCGCGGCTGA